The Chloroflexota bacterium sequence ACAACGAAATTGTCAACGGACTAATCAAAGGCGCAGGCGACAACGAAATCACCAGGCGCTTTGGCATCTTGCCGATGGGTACCGCCAATGATCTGGCGGATAATCTGGGCATCTCGAAAGACCTTGAAGTCGCCGCTCAGATCATCGCCGCCGGGTATCACCGCCCCATTGATGTCTGTCAGGTTAACGGGCGCTATTTTCTCAACAACTCTGCTGTGGGGTTGGAAACCGTAGTCAGCGTCACACAAACCCAGATGAAGCGCGTAAAAGGTATCGCCCGCTATTTGCTGGCAACCATCCTGACGATTCTCAAGAATCCGCAATGGCAAATGAAACTCGCCTGGGATGATGGCGAATACGAAGGCCCGGTGACATTGGTTTCGGTAGGCAATAGCCCGCGCACCGGCGGCATTTTCTATAGTGTGCCACACGCCGATCCCTTTGATGGCAAACTCACCTTCGTCCACGGCTCCATCACCACCCGCGGCGAAATGCTGGCAACGCTGCCAAAAATCATGAAAGCGGGCGAAGGTAATTACACCGAACACCCATCCATCCATGAAATTCACAGCACCTGGCTGCGTATCCACGCCGAGCCCAGCACGCCCTTCCATACCGATGGCGAAGTCATCGACTATGCCATCCACGATCTCGAATACCGCGTTGTGCCCGGACGCGTCCCAATGCTGCTGGCAAAATAATCCATCATGTCGATGCCAAACTTCCAGAAATCACTACGCACCTGGTATCCATTGCTCCTGATTAGTTGTCTGGGGCTATTCTTCGAACTGGCCGTAATTCGATGGATTTCCGGCGAAATCCGGCTCTTCTCGTATTTCAAAAACCTTCCTCTACTCGCTGCCTTCCTGGGATTGGCGCTGGGCTTTGGGCTGGTCGGCAAAAAGCAGAACTATCAATCGGCCTTTGCCCCCTTATTCGGAATCTTTGTCTTCCTTGTCTTCATTGTCGGGCGCGTCTTATCGCCGCGTGCATTGGCCTATCCTTCGAGAGGCGATGAATTCCTGTGGTTCACCGGCGATTTCTCGTATTGGCTGGCGCTGGGCTTATTCCTGGGGGTTGTGTTTGTTTTCTTCTTGCTCACAATGCTACTCTTTATTCCCATTGGGCAGGCAACAGGCAGAGAAATGTCCCGTCACGCACCGATTCCGGCCTATATTGCTAATTTGCTTGGCAGCCTGATCGGGATATGGCTTTTCGCCTTGCTATCCTATCTGCAAACACCACCGATGATCTGGTTTGGCCTGGCCCTTGTCAGCCTGTCCGTGTTCTGGATTCAGCAGCACACTTTTTCCTGGAAAGACGTCACGCTATTCATCATCTCCCTGGCCGGGATATTCTATATCGGGCGAGGGGTTACATGGTCGCCCTACCATCGCCTCGAATTAATCGAGCGCACCATCTCAACGGGCGCAGAAAACTCATCCGTGACCACCTGGTATACGCTTAACATCCAGCAAGTTTTTTACCAATCCGCAATGGATTTATCCGAGGTATTTTTAGCCAGCCTCCCTGAAGCCAATCAGGAGTTGGAAAACGCGGTCTATTCGTATAATTTACCGTACAGGCTCCACCCTCCCGGCGATCAGGTGTTAATCGTTGGCGCGGGGATGGGCAACGACGCCGCGGCGGCGCTGCGCAACGGCGCCGAGCACGTTGACGCGGTCGAAATTGATCCGGCTATCCTCGCCTTTGGGCAAGAATTCCACCCCGAACACCCTTATAGCGATCCACGCGTCACCACGATTGTCGATGATGCGCGTTCCTATTTCAAGAAAAGCAATCAACGCTACGATCTGATCTCTTTCGGCTTGCTCGATTCACAAATGCTCTTGTCCGGGCTTTCGAATATCCGCCTGGATTCCTTCGTGTACACCGTTGAAAGTCTGCAACAAGTCAAAGCGCTGCTCACCGAGCGGGGTCTGGTTTCGCTCACTTTCGGGGCAAAAACCCCCTGGATCGATGAACGCCTGGGGCGCATCATGGCCGAAGTATTCGGGCCTGAGAATATTTTTGTCTATTACGGCGATATTGGCACCACCTTTGTGGCGAGTGTACTCCCTGTAGATATTAGCGATACCGAATTAACCCGCTGGGAACCCAACACCCAGTACAATGATATTCCCATTTCTACAGATGATTGGCCCTACCTGTATCTGCGCAGCCGCAAAATCCCCGCGGCGTATTGGCAGGCCATCGGCCTCATTCTGGTACTCAGCCTCACGGTGATCACCCGCTCATTTCCGCGGGCGCTAAAACCCAACTGGCATTTTTGGCTGTTGGGCGCCGCGTTTTTGCTGATCGAATTTAAAAGCATCACCGAGTTGGCTTTGTTATTTGGCACAACCTGGCTCGTTAACGCCTTGGCAATCTCAGGCGTACTGAGTATGGCTCTGGGCGCCAATCTTTTTGTGCTGTCGCAAAAAAGAATTAACATGAGCATTAGTTACGTGTGCTTGTTTGCCAGCCTGCTGTTTACCTACTTTTTCCCGCTGGATAGCCTCAACGCAATCCCCCCTGCCCCGCGAGCCATCGCAAGCGCAACCCTGCTTTCGTTGCCCTTGTTCTTCGCCGGAGTCATTTTCAGCGAAGCTTTACGTCGGGCAAAAGAAACCGCTCAACCGCTGGCCTCGAATCTCAGCGGAGCGGTGGTTGGCGGGATGCTCGAATACGGTTCAATCCTATGGGGCATCAAGAGTCTTTATCTCATTGCCGCCGTCGTCTATATCGGCGCCTGGATCAGTTCACGCTTTCAAAATGAATAGGCNNNNNNNNNNNNNNNNNNNNNNNNNNNNNNNNNNNNNNNNNNNNNNNNNNNNNNNNNNNNNNNNNNNNNNNNNNNNNNNNNNNNNNNNNNNNNNNNNNNNGCCGCCTGCGCAAACTTCACTTCACAGCGCGCATCGTCAATGGCTATGCGCAATTCATCCCCTTCCCAGATAATTCATTCCACCAGATCGTGGCTACCTTTCCCCCGGAGTTCATTTTTGCCCCGGAGACTTTCCACGAGGTCTTGCGCGTACTCTGCCCCGGCGGCGAGTTTGTGGTTTTGCCCAGCGCCTGGATTACCGGAAAACGCCCCCTTGAAAAAGCCGCCGCCCAACTCTTTAAGTTCACCGGTCAGGCTCCCCCGTGGAACAATCGCTTTCTGGAATATTTCACCGCGGCTGGCTTTGAAGCCTGTGTCGAGGAAATTACCGAAGCATCCTGGAAGCTGCTCATCGTCCGCGCCAGAAAACCCT is a genomic window containing:
- a CDS encoding methyltransferase domain-containing protein, with the translated sequence RLRKLHFTARIVNGYAQFIPFPDNSFHQIVATFPPEFIFAPETFHEVLRVLCPGGEFVVLPSAWITGKRPLEKAAAQLFKFTGQAPPWNNRFLEYFTAAGFEACVEEITEASWKLLIVRARKP